AATTTTCACCACCTCCTCCTTTCTGCAGGAGTGTGTATTTGCCTACAGGAAGCGCCCCCCCCACGGATACACAATTTTCCAGCTCAATCGCAAGGATTTTCCACTTGGGCCACTAGAATGCTTAGTActagcatacttttgggctAGCACTTACTTGgtttagaaaataaaaatgttttcactGGCCTTTTGGTTATTTGTTCACTTTAAAGCGGTAGCAGAATTGTTGTGGAAATTCTTGGAGCGCTGAGGAATTTTTTCGCACGCCTGAAAAATGCCACAATCCGTAACGGAAtgaacttttggccaaaataagGTGGCGAAAAAGTCCACAGCCCGTTAAGCTTTGCGGAGAAAGCTTCGGCAAGTGAAAGTGTGCAGAGGTTGTTGCATTGTTTTGAAGATACAAAGAAAGCAAAGAGCGAAGAGCGGAGAGCGATTGCGCATGAGTATCTCGCAGATACATTCTGATGCTGGCGGAAAAGCTCTGGCCAACGGTCAGTTCTCAATTAACCTGTTGCGTGAGCGGCGCTCTCAGAGTTTCCCGCTCTCCGCCAATTGTAAAGGTAAGAAATAATCAATCTGCCCTCCTGGGCCCgcaactgtatctgtatctgtttccGTATCGCTATGTGTGGGGAAGTATCTGCAGAATGCTGCATATGCTGCACACCACATGTCCGGCTGAAAACTTTTCACTCTCCAGCAGTCGGAAACTTTCCAGCGTTCCGCCAGTCCAAGTCCAGCGAATCGAAAATGTATACGAATGTGAGGCGGTATACGCCTCAGTTTATTGACGTTGGTCGCCCGTGCGCAACGTGTTCTTTTCcattgttttcatttcttggGGGGGCACTaaatagttttgtttattttcgattCCGCGCTCGCATCGTGTGAAAGTGCAGCTTGCCTGCCCCTTTTTTCTTGAACCGTCTTTAATAGTTGTTAATTACGGCCGCAATGAACGATTTCGGGCAGTTCGTAAGTGACGCAGGTTCTGTAATTCAGACTGCTATTTAGCTCAGAGTCTTAAGTTTCACTGATAATATGGAATATTGTGATATTTGGTGTGCATTGCGGATGCTTTATCTAACCGCAGCAAGTGGAagcaggacacaggacacaaaGCTTCGTCCTTGACCTTGCACATCTCACAGTTCTCCGGACGGGAGCCACTCTGAAAGCTCCTGCATCGAAAGCGAAAGTTTGAAGGACCTCTCGAGTGCCACCCCCTCAGCCACAACCGCCCATTCCCCATTATTCCATGCAAACTTACATCTCGAGGTTCCGACGAGCCAACCCCAAGAACAAACGCCTTAATCTAATCGGCGCCAAAACGTAGCTGTAGTTTGGACCTCCGTGGCTCGATTTGCTATAATCGCTAAGCTATTTTTGGGCCAAGCAACATGCGCAGCCTCATATGATTTATAGATAACTATTGTAAATACTCAAAATGTCAATTAAATCGTTTTATATTAGTAgagaattattattattaaaattctacaaattattatattaaaggCAAAGTCGCAGGGCCTGAAGTTGGTGCCATTCCTGGTGACTCTCGTCCTGTACTTTTCGCTGGTGCGGAAGGATCCTCAAGGAGAGCTATGGACCACCGTGCTCAAGTGCCTGCCCATTTTCGCCCTGGTATTCTATGTGGTGGCCAAGGGCATCTCGCTCAAGAAGGAGTAAGCTGTATAACAACCTAAAGCCACATATTACTTATTAACAAGTGTTTTTCTACAGATACCGTCGCTCAGTTTGGATTCTTTTGGGTCTGGTTTTCTCCAGCGGCGGTGATGCACTGCTCAACATAAATCTATTCCCCTTCGGAATGATCTCCTTTGGAGTGGCGCACTTATTTTATATCAGCGCCTTTGGCTGGAAGCCCGTCAAGTGGATCATTGGATTGGTTCTGTACGTGGCCGTATCACTTTGTAAGTGCTGTTTGCTGGCTACTATACATTTACCTTACCTGGAATTTTGAATCCCCTAGTTGTTTACTTCGTGCACACGAAACTGGACGACATACTCATCATCGGAGTGCCCATCTACTGTTTCCTGATCACCACAATGCTGTGGAGATCGCTGGCCCGCGCCGTGGATTCCAGGAACTTCCTCGCCGTGTTCTGTGCCATCGGCGCCATTCTGTTTGTGATCTCCGACGCCCTGATCGCGGTCACCATGTTCGTGGGCGTGCCCCTGCCCTGCGCCCGCCTCCAGATCATGATCACCTACTACGCCGCCCAGTTCGCCATTGCGCTGAGCACCGCGGACGATGGTCCTGCCCTCCAGCGCTCCATTCGCAAGAAAATTAAGTGAAGGCAGTGCCCAGTGCTCATCTGTTGGAGGAGACCCATAGACAACATGAACGCAACCACCAAACTTAGTACTTCCAAAGCGTCTAGAGTATTGCCATTTACTTGTGTTTGTTTCCCCATCCCAGTAGCTTAGTgcaaccaaatatttgttCCTTTTCTGGTGGATGTGTGGAAACGGATCTTAGTAGTTTACTAGATGTTTGTTGACTTCAAggtaataaatatatattaataataggTTCAATACTACTTTATTACAAACAATCTTTGTACATCTTACAAAACCCGTTCAGACTGAGAACGAACGAACTagtcgctgctgctggagctggagctctCTTCTGAGGTGGAATCCCGGCGAGCACGTCGCCCGCGTCCTCGCGCAGTGTTGGTCCTGTTGGCCGCCGGCTTGCGACCAGCCTTCTTTGTTCTTGGCGCCGCCTTGCTTTTGTTGCCCTGACCTTCCGGAGTGCTTTCCTGATCACCAGGCTGGGCAGCGGAATCAGGGTTGACTTGCAGGCACTCGTTCAGTCGATTCTCGAACTCGGTGACCACCGCTTTCAGCTCCGGCTTGGCCAGCTTGTTGGTGTTGCTAATGATCAGCTTGAAGGACTGGTACACCTCGTCCACTTGCACCTTGTCCTTGTAGTGCTGCATATTGTCCATCAGCTTTTTCACAGCTCGCTCGTTGTAGGTGAGCAGGCCGAGGCAGTAGGCGATGTCCCGCCATTGGCGCTCCACCCGCGTCACCGGGAACCGCAGGCACAGCTTCTCCACCAGCGTCTCAATCTGGCGATCCTTCTGGATGAGGCCCAGAATGTAGGACATGATAATGCGGTACTTGTCCTCATCCAGGTTAAGATTGATATCACCCAGACGGGAGATGATGTCCGGCAGCACGTTGTACAGAATGTTCGACTTGTTGGCTATCTCCTTGAAGAACTGCTTGGTGATATTGCGAATCTCATCGTTGCCGTCCACAATGCACAGCGCCATGTCGGCGATTTGTCCCTTGACGCGTATCATCTCGTTGAGGATCAGATGAGAGAGCATTTTGACGGCAGTTAGCCTCAACTCGGTGTTCGATTCGTGCAGCTGAGCGTAGAAGTGCCCCGTCCACGGCTCGATGATGTTTGGGAAACGGAAGGTCAGATCCGACAGTCCCACCACCGTGTTGCACTTGATCCGGATGTTCTTAGTAAGGTTGAGGATGTTCATCAGGAAGCTCATGTTGGTCTCGCAGAAACGGGAGGACACGGTCATAAGCCGGGCCAGAGCCAAAGTGGCCGCTTGCTGCAACTTATCATCTTTAAACTCACCAGGACGCTTGCATATCTCTATAATGAATGGCGCTAGCTTGAACAGCAGGGCGTTCGGGTTGTAGATCAGCATTTCCTCGCAGATGCCGTTAATTTCCTCGGCGATGTTGTCCTCTGCTGTTGCACCCACAAGATCATCGTCCGGCTCCTGCTGCGGTTCCGCAGCCACTCCGGACAACCTCTTGCGCACCTCCATGGCTGACATATTGAGCGTAAGTCTGGCCGAGTTTTGTGAACTTCCCGCCTGTTGATTCCGGTTTTTACGCTCTTCAAGAGCCGTCAGCTCGTCGCGATACTTCATGTTATTATAGATGTCCATGTCGAGGAAGATCATCTCCTTGATGGTCATATAGCCGATACAGAAGACTAAGCGGGATACCAAAAACACAGGAATCATGGTGCCTTGCATCTGTGATTGGGTATCAGCTTGAGTCTGAGTGGGAGTAAAGGTCTGCGAGTGGGGAATCTCCAAGGGCTGCGATTCCCGAATATTTCCCTTATCCGCTAAGTCTGGAGAGGAAACTACTGCAGCCGCCTCCTTAACCAGCCAGCTCTCGTTGAATTGCTTGAGAAGAGTCACCACCAGTTGCTGCGCAATCACATCCGGCGCCTGGCACATCCTGTAAAAGTATTCAAAAACACTCATGGCCAGACCATCGAAGTCGGAGAGGCCCTTGTGAAAGAAGAAGTCGAGGAAGAGCCGCGTGATCTTCCCCACGAATTCTGCGTCGCTGTTTTGGCGTTTATAATACTTGGCCGTGTTGTTTGCATCAATGGAGTTGaccagcagctgcagacaGGAGGTAAATATTCGTGGATCGCGACGCACCCGCTCACCGACGGCAATATCCTCGATGATGGCAGTGTTGGCCGAAACAATACTGGATTTCGATTGCGAGGCCATTATCAAGAGCTGCAGCGACAGGCGAGATTCGTTGGATGTAGTGCCCTCCAGTTTTAGCGTGAAACGCTCAAAGAGCACCTGGATAACTGCAGCATCGATGTCGCCACCCAGCACCCACTCGGCCATCAGGGACTCCAAGGCCGTGTAGTGACCATACTCGATTTCCGAGAGAAACTTGGACAGGTTCTGCACCACCTTGATGGCATGAGCGCGACCCGTTTGGTCCGTCGAGAAGAGAACTCGTTTGTAGGCATCGGACACTGCATCACGCTTCTCCTTGTCCGAGGACCAGACCAGCTGGAGCATTCGCTGCATTCCCGACTCCGTGCCGTGGATTCCGAACATGTAGCCGGTGGTGAACAAATCCACTGCCTCGAAAACATCCGTGTTTGTCTTGGACATAAGCATCTCGTGAAGTTTGGGAAAGGCTGAAGTCATCAAGACTGCAAAGTCAATGCTGTCCTTTAAGAACTGCACCGTTTTGATCTGCTGTAGCATCTCCTCGCTCTAAAATTAAAAGCTTAGTTAGTGGGCGAACATCTTTTCTCAGAAAAAAACATACACTTTGTTTAAATCCCGCAGCCAGCAGGTGATATGTTTTCAGCAAGGCCAGCACATACACGCAGTGCTCCTCGTGCTTCAGTAAGGAACTGAAAAGTaaacatattatatttaaaacgaAACAATCTTTGATCAGCAACATACCTCATATTCTGATTTCCCGCCAAAAAGTCCACCTTTCGCACCAGAACAATAACGTCCATGTAGTTCTTTTCCCGCATCAACGGGACGATCCGCTCCAGCAAGGTCTCGTCGCTCTCTTCCTTGTCGAACTGCATATCGGGAACTGAAATATAGCAATCAACATTAACCCCCCTCCGCTTAACTACGGGAACAGCATGAACTCACACTCCGTAAGGTTAGACTCTATGAAGGGCAGCAATTCGGGCGCCAAGGTGCTAAACTCGTCGTTCAGCTTCTCCTCCTGCTTGCGCTCTTCCTCGAGTACCTCATTAAGTTTCTCCATGGCCTGCACCTCGTGCTCATGCTTCGTTCGGAGTTCATCTATGGAAAGTTTGCAGCTGTATGGATTGCTTTCCAGGGCGGACTTGATCAGCTGCATGGCGGCACGCCGCACCAACGAGCTCTTGTCTTCCAGCCTTCCGATGGCTTCCTCCAGCACTCTGGTCAGGAAGTTAAGCGGAATGGCGTGCTGGGTTTTTAGGTGATGCCAGATATTGAGCACTTTGGAACGCACATGTGCCGAAATGTCCAGGATGTGGGCGATCAGATATTCGAGAAACTCATTGCGCACTTCCTTTAGCTCTTCGCTGAGATCCTCCGAGGTCAGTTCGCTAACCACCGTGTCGCCAATAATCTGCAGCACACAATTGCGCAGCGTGTGAGATTGACAGTCCAGAAGATCTTCTGCCAGCTTTTCCAAGTGGGGCACGATCAGCGATGGTGCGATGTTCGAGAACTCGGAGAGGAAATTGGAGAAGTGCTTGGACACCGAAGAGTCAGAGCTGTCCATCTTTAGGGCATCCACAATGCTCTTGATTAGAATGGAGAAGACCGAGGAAATGCCGTACTCCTCGTGCAGCAGTAAGATTCCGGCGGCCACTGAAGACGATGCGTGTTCAGTGCCGCGTAGGATCTGCAGAATGCGCACCGGGAAGGTCATGGCCTGATTGAAGCGCTTGATCGAGGTGCCTAAGATCTGGAAGATCGTGTCGAAGACGTGCTTGTTGTCCGCACGAAGCGGCAGTAGTTCGATTGTACGATAGCAGATGTCGCATAGCAAACTGGGAAAAGTGAATACATTGCAGATCGGTAAAATACGATTCTGAATTCAAGTTCTTACTTTATAAAGTCCTCCTCGGCTACGGGCGGACTCCAGAGCCTCTCCAGCGGGCACTGCAGCACGTTGAAGAGCTGCACCAGGAACTTGCCTCGCTTGACCTCCCAGTTGGGAAATTGCTCCAATCCCTCCGACGGTTTGGCCCGCTTCTTCTGAACATTGAGCTGCTGATCCCGCATGGCCTGCTGGACACTGTTGTTGATCTTCTTGACGGTGCTCACCTGGAGGAACAGCGTCATCTTGGTCAGATTCAGGTAGCTATTGCGCTGCTGGTTGGACATCGGCTCAGTGGCCGTAAGCAGAGGCTGCAAGTCCTGGAATAGTTTCTCCACGGTCATGTAGAGGAGGTCAAAGGACCTCATCAGATTCTGTGCAGTGGTGGCATCTGTGCCGCGCGACTCGAGGATCGAGTAATACAGGTCGAAGTGCTCGAATATATAGAAGGGATCGCCCAAGTGAACTTTGCGCTTGCATTCTGAACAGGAAACAAGAAGATTGTGTTTTTTCaactgaatttaatttaaagagCAACCGCGAAAACGAATACTCACCTTGAAGTTTCGCGGGAATCTCTGGGGCGCCAAAAATCTCCTTTACGTAGTACTGATCCCCACTAGAGTTGATCAGGTCACTTACATTTAGGGGA
This genomic stretch from Drosophila yakuba strain Tai18E2 chromosome 3R, Prin_Dyak_Tai18E2_2.1, whole genome shotgun sequence harbors:
- the LOC6538029 gene encoding lysoplasmalogenase-like protein TMEM86A isoform X1, translating into MNDFGQFAKSQGLKLVPFLVTLVLYFSLVRKDPQGELWTTVLKCLPIFALVFYVVAKGISLKKEYRRSVWILLGLVFSSGGDALLNINLFPFGMISFGVAHLFYISAFGWKPVKWIIGLVLYVAVSLFVYFVHTKLDDILIIGVPIYCFLITTMLWRSLARAVDSRNFLAVFCAIGAILFVISDALIAVTMFVGVPLPCARLQIMITYYAAQFAIALSTADDGPALQRSIRKKIK
- the LOC6538029 gene encoding lysoplasmalogenase-like protein TMEM86A isoform X2; the protein is MISFGVAHLFYISAFGWKPVKWIIGLVLYVAVSLFVYFVHTKLDDILIIGVPIYCFLITTMLWRSLARAVDSRNFLAVFCAIGAILFVISDALIAVTMFVGVPLPCARLQIMITYYAAQFAIALSTADDGPALQRSIRKKIK
- the LOC6538030 gene encoding condensin complex subunit 1 codes for the protein MEESHDFQFVLPLNVSDLINSSGDQYYVKEIFGAPEIPAKLQECKRKVHLGDPFYIFEHFDLYYSILESRGTDATTAQNLMRSFDLLYMTVEKLFQDLQPLLTATEPMSNQQRNSYLNLTKMTLFLQVSTVKKINNSVQQAMRDQQLNVQKKRAKPSEGLEQFPNWEVKRGKFLVQLFNVLQCPLERLWSPPVAEEDFINLLCDICYRTIELLPLRADNKHVFDTIFQILGTSIKRFNQAMTFPVRILQILRGTEHASSSVAAGILLLHEEYGISSVFSILIKSIVDALKMDSSDSSVSKHFSNFLSEFSNIAPSLIVPHLEKLAEDLLDCQSHTLRNCVLQIIGDTVVSELTSEDLSEELKEVRNEFLEYLIAHILDISAHVRSKVLNIWHHLKTQHAIPLNFLTRVLEEAIGRLEDKSSLVRRAAMQLIKSALESNPYSCKLSIDELRTKHEHEVQAMEKLNEVLEEERKQEEKLNDEFSTLAPELLPFIESNLTEFPDMQFDKEESDETLLERIVPLMREKNYMDVIVLVRKVDFLAGNQNMSSLLKHEEHCVYVLALLKTYHLLAAGFKQSSEEMLQQIKTVQFLKDSIDFAVLMTSAFPKLHEMLMSKTNTDVFEAVDLFTTGYMFGIHGTESGMQRMLQLVWSSDKEKRDAVSDAYKRVLFSTDQTGRAHAIKVVQNLSKFLSEIEYGHYTALESLMAEWVLGGDIDAAVIQVLFERFTLKLEGTTSNESRLSLQLLIMASQSKSSIVSANTAIIEDIAVGERVRRDPRIFTSCLQLLVNSIDANNTAKYYKRQNSDAEFVGKITRLFLDFFFHKGLSDFDGLAMSVFEYFYRMCQAPDVIAQQLVVTLLKQFNESWLVKEAAAVVSSPDLADKGNIRESQPLEIPHSQTFTPTQTQADTQSQMQGTMIPVFLVSRLVFCIGYMTIKEMIFLDMDIYNNMKYRDELTALEERKNRNQQAGSSQNSARLTLNMSAMEVRKRLSGVAAEPQQEPDDDLVGATAEDNIAEEINGICEEMLIYNPNALLFKLAPFIIEICKRPGEFKDDKLQQAATLALARLMTVSSRFCETNMSFLMNILNLTKNIRIKCNTVVGLSDLTFRFPNIIEPWTGHFYAQLHESNTELRLTAVKMLSHLILNEMIRVKGQIADMALCIVDGNDEIRNITKQFFKEIANKSNILYNVLPDIISRLGDINLNLDEDKYRIIMSYILGLIQKDRQIETLVEKLCLRFPVTRVERQWRDIAYCLGLLTYNERAVKKLMDNMQHYKDKVQVDEVYQSFKLIISNTNKLAKPELKAVVTEFENRLNECLQVNPDSAAQPGDQESTPEGQGNKSKAAPRTKKAGRKPAANRTNTARGRGRRARRDSTSEESSSSSSSD